In the genome of Pseudoliparis swirei isolate HS2019 ecotype Mariana Trench chromosome 3, NWPU_hadal_v1, whole genome shotgun sequence, one region contains:
- the alkbh4 gene encoding alpha-ketoglutarate-dependent dioxygenase alkB homolog 4, with translation MMAADCGVTACACKGIRRCLQCDTLKGKGQLEANEPKIVHHFLYDPETRLAISKEAEAASFPFPGVFLRENFISEEEENKLMSTMDQDLWNESQSGRRKQDFGPKINFKKRKVRVGSFSGLPALSQKLVLRMQQEPNLAGFQPVEQCNLDYHPQRGSAIDPHLDDSWLWGERLVTINMLSNTTLTMSLEQGLPELGLAEEVYVAVRLPRRSLVVLYGEARHRWKHAIHRDDVQERRVCSTYRELSEEFQPGGQQAALGAQLLNISLSFEGIPV, from the exons ATGATGGCTGCTGATTGCGGCGTTACTGCTTGCGCGTGTAAAGGCATCCGGCGGTGTCTCCAGTGTGACACTTTAAAGGGAAAGGGACAGTTGGAGGCGAATGAACCAAAG ATTGTGCATCATTTCCTCTACGACCCTGAGACGAGGCTCGCAATTTCCAAAGAAGCAGAGGCTGCATCCTTCCCCTTTCCTGGTGTTTTTCTGCGAGAGAACTTCAtatcagaagaggaggagaacaagttGATGAGCACGATGGACCAGGATTTGTGGAACGAGTCTCAGTCTGGGCGAAGGAAACAG GACTTTGGTCCAAAGATTAACTTCAAGAAAAGGAAAGTGCGTGTTGGTAGCTTCAGTGGACTTCCTGCTCTGAGCCAAAAACTAGTGCTTCGAATGCAACAAGAGCCAAATCTAGCTGGATTTCAGCCAGTGGAGCAGTGCAATCTGGATTACCATCCTCAGCGAGGCTCCGCCATTGATCCCCACCTCGACGACTCCTGGCTGTGGGGGGAGCGGCTCGTCACCATCAACATGTTATCAAACACGACACTCACCATGTCCCTTGAACAGGGTCTGCCAGAGTTGGGACTAGCAGAGGAGGTCTATGTAGCCGTTCGTCTTCCTCGCAGGTCTTTAGTTGTGTTATACGGTGAGGCACGACACAGATGGAAACATGCCATTCATAGGGATGATGTTCAGGAGCGCAGAGTTTGCAGCACCTACAGAGAGCTGTCTGAGGAGTTCCAACCTGGAGGGCAGCAGGCAGCGCTGGGAGCTCAGCTGTTGAACATTTCTTTGAGCTTCGAAGGAATTCCAGTATAG